A section of the Flavobacteriales bacterium genome encodes:
- a CDS encoding OmpA family protein, giving the protein MHLRPFLLPLALLLTAPIVAQDDENPVEDSLNMVPNGSFEEVEGKLKRLGSIEMAKGWKSPTAVPADLFSDQVVNSSPASAPRNVYGDQGALTGSNYAGLMWWSYMNKEPRSYLQVKFKKMLTKGQKYCISYYVSLADLSKYSANELGAYVSKMLVKKDDEAALTYEMQVPNLRTKIYDDLYSWQGVCGVYEAKGDEQYLIIGNTVANDKVVTGKVKRPKGEVRPQVFKAYYYIDDVSVKPIKLMSECTCEQLDKAESEFIYSRRSTVNKSLQPAQRADNTVIYFKRFQQSIDGAMELPLDDVIEALKADPAVKVRLVGHMDVVEDDRTRMRPDLLELGKLRADAVKAVLVEGGIAADRITTVGQKADSPADPGEDEVALSKNRRVEFELE; this is encoded by the coding sequence ATGCATTTACGACCCTTCCTGCTCCCGCTCGCCCTGTTGCTCACCGCACCGATCGTCGCTCAGGACGATGAGAACCCGGTGGAGGACAGCCTGAACATGGTGCCCAACGGCAGCTTCGAGGAGGTCGAGGGCAAGCTCAAGCGCCTCGGCAGCATCGAGATGGCCAAGGGGTGGAAGAGCCCCACAGCCGTGCCCGCCGACCTGTTCAGTGATCAGGTGGTGAACAGCAGCCCGGCCTCGGCACCGCGGAACGTCTATGGCGACCAGGGTGCCCTCACCGGCAGCAATTACGCGGGCCTCATGTGGTGGAGCTACATGAACAAGGAACCGCGCAGCTACCTGCAGGTGAAGTTCAAGAAGATGCTCACCAAGGGCCAGAAGTACTGCATCAGCTACTACGTCAGCCTCGCCGACCTCAGCAAGTACAGCGCCAACGAGCTCGGCGCGTACGTGAGCAAGATGCTGGTGAAGAAGGACGATGAGGCCGCCCTCACCTACGAGATGCAGGTGCCCAACCTGCGGACGAAGATCTACGACGATCTGTACTCCTGGCAGGGCGTGTGCGGCGTGTACGAAGCGAAGGGCGACGAGCAATACCTGATCATCGGCAACACGGTGGCCAACGACAAGGTGGTCACCGGCAAGGTGAAGCGGCCTAAGGGCGAGGTGCGCCCCCAGGTATTCAAGGCCTACTACTACATCGATGACGTGAGCGTGAAGCCCATCAAGCTGATGAGCGAATGCACCTGCGAGCAGCTGGACAAGGCCGAGAGCGAGTTCATCTACAGCCGCCGGTCCACGGTGAACAAGAGCCTGCAACCGGCCCAACGGGCGGACAACACGGTGATCTACTTCAAGCGCTTCCAACAGAGCATCGACGGCGCCATGGAGCTGCCCCTGGACGACGTGATCGAGGCCCTCAAGGCCGACCCCGCGGTGAAGGTGCGCCTGGTGGGGCATATGGACGTGGTGGAGGATGACCGCACCCGCATGCGCCCCGACCTGCTGGAACTGGGCAAATTGCGCGCCGATGCCGTGAAGGCCGTGCTGGTGGAAGGAGGCATCGCGGCCGACCGCATCACGACGGTGGGGCAGAAGGCCGACAGCCCGGCCGATCCGGGTGAGGACGAAGTGGCCCTGAGCAAGAACCGGCGCGTGGAGTTCGAGCTGGAGTGA
- a CDS encoding tetratricopeptide repeat protein, with product MRPAFLLCTALLSSAPSAAQIDLDSLWGVWHDTTQAPVDRLRAMSYISIDGFLYSDPDSAAVLAGMQYDLAVRHGNARYQGIATTTLGEYHMMKGDYARALERFTQAQRAFAEADEPVAQAKSISNMGVLLQELGDTDKALDLYRQSLELARAIPDTGSICAALINIGTLELAMGDTAAAAANYELCLQLSAGMPNQRDAAIAASDLGIIRSAQGERAEALRLHQQCLDRARAGGHQDLEAMALNNIGSHHFRVGDMGLAERYGREALALARAAGFTKQESEVSGLLFNVYKQQGRSAEALKLLERKLALQDSLRSEDGRKELLRFGYEKRALADSLSFAAELAQAEDRRTIAELRAERNRNRAWAAAGAGVLLLGGLAAWSWTDRRRRRERFEKEAATLETQALRSQMNPHFIFNALNSIAAFVQGNDPDKANSFLSRFARVMRAVLENSRQSEVPLQDDLEALKGYMELERMRMDGRFDLRIEVDPAIDAQEVLVPPLVVQPFVENAIWHGMAGKEAGGLITLKVERRDDRLVYIVEDNGMGRQARRESQAIDPPAKKTSLGTTITRARLDLVAKQHGRPAGFRTIDLPQGTRVEVELPFLHAHD from the coding sequence ATGAGGCCCGCCTTCCTCCTTTGCACCGCCCTCCTGAGCAGCGCGCCTTCAGCGGCTCAGATCGACCTCGATTCGCTCTGGGGGGTGTGGCATGACACCACGCAAGCTCCGGTGGATCGCCTGCGGGCGATGAGCTACATCAGCATCGACGGCTTCCTCTACAGCGACCCCGACAGTGCGGCCGTGCTGGCGGGGATGCAATACGACCTGGCCGTGCGGCATGGCAACGCGCGCTACCAGGGCATCGCCACCACCACCTTGGGCGAATACCACATGATGAAGGGCGACTACGCGCGGGCGCTGGAACGCTTCACGCAGGCGCAACGGGCCTTCGCAGAGGCCGATGAACCCGTGGCCCAGGCCAAGAGCATCAGCAACATGGGCGTGCTGCTGCAGGAGCTCGGCGACACCGACAAGGCCCTCGACCTGTACCGTCAGAGCCTGGAGCTGGCCCGTGCGATCCCCGACACGGGAAGCATCTGCGCCGCGCTGATCAACATCGGCACCCTGGAGCTGGCCATGGGCGACACGGCCGCGGCCGCAGCGAACTACGAGCTGTGCCTGCAGCTCTCCGCCGGGATGCCGAACCAGCGCGACGCGGCCATCGCCGCCTCGGACCTGGGCATCATCCGCAGCGCACAAGGCGAGCGGGCCGAGGCGCTGCGCCTGCACCAGCAATGCCTGGATCGGGCACGTGCGGGCGGCCACCAGGACCTGGAGGCCATGGCCCTCAACAACATCGGCAGCCACCACTTTCGGGTGGGCGACATGGGGCTTGCCGAACGGTACGGCCGCGAAGCGCTGGCCCTGGCCCGGGCCGCGGGCTTCACCAAGCAGGAATCGGAGGTGAGCGGCCTGTTGTTCAATGTGTACAAGCAGCAGGGCCGGTCCGCCGAGGCGCTGAAGCTCCTGGAGCGGAAGCTGGCGCTGCAGGACAGCCTGCGCAGCGAGGACGGCCGCAAGGAACTGCTGCGCTTCGGATACGAGAAGCGGGCCCTGGCCGACAGCCTCTCATTCGCCGCGGAGCTGGCACAGGCCGAGGACCGGCGCACGATCGCCGAGCTGCGCGCCGAGCGCAACCGCAACCGGGCCTGGGCCGCGGCCGGCGCCGGGGTGCTGTTGCTGGGCGGCCTGGCGGCGTGGAGCTGGACCGACCGCCGGCGACGCCGCGAGCGCTTCGAGAAGGAGGCCGCCACCCTGGAGACCCAGGCGCTGCGCAGCCAGATGAATCCGCACTTCATCTTCAACGCGCTCAACAGCATCGCCGCCTTCGTGCAGGGCAACGACCCGGACAAGGCCAACAGCTTCCTCAGCCGCTTCGCCCGGGTGATGCGGGCCGTGCTGGAGAACAGCCGCCAGAGCGAGGTGCCGTTGCAGGACGACCTGGAGGCGCTCAAGGGCTACATGGAGCTGGAGCGCATGCGGATGGACGGGCGGTTCGACCTGCGCATCGAGGTGGACCCGGCGATCGATGCCCAAGAGGTGCTGGTGCCCCCGCTGGTGGTGCAGCCCTTCGTGGAGAACGCCATCTGGCATGGCATGGCGGGCAAGGAGGCGGGCGGGCTCATCACCCTGAAGGTGGAGCGCCGCGATGATCGCCTGGTGTACATCGTGGAGGACAACGGCATGGGCCGGCAGGCCCGGCGCGAGAGCCAGGCCATCGACCCACCGGCCAAGAAGACCTCCCTGGGCACCACCATCACCCGCGCCCGCCTGGACCTGGTGGCCAAGCAGCACGGCCGGCCCGCCGGCTTCCGCACCATCGACCTGCCCCAAGGCACCCGCGTGGAAGTGGAACTGCCGTTCCTGCACGCCCACGACTGA
- a CDS encoding aconitate hydratase: MIKAVYSRYPARVAAARKAVGRPLTLTEKILYAHLWDGDAKSAFNRGKDYVDFAPDRVAMQDATAQMALLQFSTTGRKQVAVPSTVHCDHLIQARVGAKQDLQDALLKSNEVFNFLESISNKYGIGFWKPGAGIIHQVVLEQYAFPGGMMIGTDSHTVNAGGLGMIAIGVGGADACDVMSGLAWELKWPKLIGVKLTGKLNGWTSPKDVILKVAGILTVKGGTGAIVEYFGPGAESMSCTGKGTIANMGAEIGATTSTFSYDDSMRRYLKGTGRAEVAALADAIAGHLQGDPEVYADPAKYFDQVIEIDLSTLEPHINGPFTPDLAWPLSKFAAAVKENGWPAQLEVGLIGSCTNSSYEDLTRSASLAQQAVDKKLKAKSEFTITPGSEQVRYTAERDGILATFDKMGGVVLANACGPCIGQWARHSNDPNRKNSIITSFNRNFAARNDGNPNTHAFVASPEVVTALAIAGDLTFNPMTDELVNEEGKKVKLDEPKGIELPPMGFEVKDAGFVAPAADGSSVVVNVKPDSERLQLLEPFPAWDGKNITGAVVLIKAKGKCTTDHISMAGTWLKYRGHLDNISNNTLIGAINFFNGKANEVKNQLDGSYGPVPATQRAYKAAGQPSIVVGDQNYGEGSSREHAAMQPRHLGVKAVLVKSFARIHETNLKKQGMLALTFSNEADYDKIQEDDRIDFTDLTAFAPGKPLTLVLNHKDGSKDTIQVNHTYNAQQIEWFKAGGALNIIRAQQKD; this comes from the coding sequence ATGATCAAGGCGGTGTACAGCCGCTACCCCGCCCGCGTCGCCGCTGCCCGCAAGGCCGTCGGCCGCCCGCTCACCCTCACCGAGAAGATCCTCTACGCCCACCTGTGGGACGGTGACGCCAAGAGCGCCTTCAACCGCGGCAAGGATTACGTCGATTTCGCTCCGGACCGCGTGGCCATGCAGGACGCCACCGCCCAGATGGCCCTGCTGCAGTTCAGCACCACCGGCCGCAAGCAGGTGGCCGTGCCCAGTACCGTGCATTGCGACCACCTCATCCAGGCCCGCGTGGGCGCCAAGCAGGACCTGCAGGACGCGCTGCTGAAGAGCAACGAGGTCTTCAACTTCCTGGAGAGCATCAGCAACAAGTACGGCATCGGCTTCTGGAAGCCCGGCGCCGGCATCATCCACCAGGTGGTGCTGGAGCAGTACGCCTTCCCCGGCGGCATGATGATCGGCACCGACAGCCACACGGTGAACGCCGGCGGCCTGGGCATGATCGCCATCGGCGTGGGCGGCGCGGATGCCTGCGACGTGATGAGCGGCCTGGCCTGGGAACTGAAGTGGCCCAAGCTCATCGGCGTGAAGCTCACCGGCAAGCTCAACGGCTGGACCAGCCCGAAGGACGTGATCCTGAAGGTGGCCGGCATCCTCACCGTGAAGGGCGGCACCGGCGCCATCGTGGAGTACTTCGGACCGGGCGCCGAGAGCATGAGCTGCACCGGCAAGGGCACCATCGCCAACATGGGCGCCGAGATCGGGGCCACCACCAGCACCTTCAGCTACGACGACAGCATGCGCCGGTACCTTAAGGGCACCGGCCGTGCCGAGGTGGCCGCCCTGGCCGACGCCATCGCCGGGCACCTGCAGGGCGACCCCGAGGTGTACGCCGACCCCGCGAAGTACTTCGACCAGGTGATCGAGATCGACCTGAGCACCCTGGAGCCGCACATCAACGGTCCGTTCACACCCGACCTGGCGTGGCCGCTGAGCAAGTTCGCCGCCGCCGTGAAGGAGAACGGCTGGCCCGCGCAGCTGGAGGTCGGCCTCATCGGCTCGTGCACCAACAGCAGCTACGAGGACCTCACCCGCAGCGCCAGCCTCGCGCAGCAGGCCGTGGACAAGAAGCTGAAGGCGAAGAGCGAGTTCACCATCACCCCGGGCAGTGAGCAGGTGCGCTACACCGCCGAGCGCGACGGCATCCTGGCCACATTCGACAAGATGGGCGGCGTGGTGCTGGCCAACGCCTGTGGTCCCTGCATCGGTCAGTGGGCGCGCCACAGCAATGACCCGAACCGGAAGAACTCCATCATCACCAGCTTCAACCGCAACTTCGCCGCCCGCAACGACGGCAACCCCAACACCCACGCCTTCGTGGCCAGCCCCGAGGTGGTGACCGCCTTGGCCATCGCCGGCGACCTCACCTTCAACCCCATGACCGATGAGCTGGTCAATGAGGAGGGCAAGAAGGTGAAGCTGGATGAGCCGAAGGGCATCGAACTGCCCCCGATGGGCTTCGAGGTGAAGGACGCCGGTTTCGTGGCCCCCGCCGCGGACGGCAGCAGTGTGGTGGTGAACGTGAAGCCCGACAGTGAGCGCCTGCAGCTGCTGGAGCCCTTCCCCGCGTGGGACGGGAAGAACATCACCGGAGCCGTGGTGCTGATCAAGGCCAAGGGCAAGTGCACCACGGACCACATCAGCATGGCCGGCACCTGGCTGAAGTACCGCGGCCACCTGGACAACATCAGCAACAACACGCTGATCGGCGCCATCAACTTCTTCAACGGCAAGGCCAACGAGGTGAAGAACCAGCTCGACGGCAGCTACGGCCCGGTGCCCGCCACGCAGCGTGCGTACAAGGCGGCCGGCCAGCCCAGCATCGTGGTGGGCGACCAGAACTATGGCGAGGGCAGCAGCCGCGAGCATGCCGCCATGCAGCCGCGTCACCTGGGCGTGAAGGCCGTGCTGGTGAAGAGCTTCGCCCGCATCCACGAGACCAACCTGAAGAAGCAGGGCATGCTGGCCCTCACCTTCAGCAACGAGGCCGACTACGACAAGATCCAGGAGGACGACCGCATCGACTTCACGGACCTCACGGCCTTCGCGCCGGGCAAGCCCCTCACGCTGGTGCTGAACCACAAGGACGGGTCGAAGGACACCATCCAGGTGAACCACACTTACAATGCCCAGCAGATCGAATGGTTCAAGGCCGGCGGTGCGCTCAACATCATCCGGGCGCAGCAGAAGGATTGA
- a CDS encoding sel1 repeat family protein, which produces MLRKADEEGDAEAAYALGTWHLFGKHVPLDARVAARYLKRATDRNFPDAAYDLAVSHEKGVGVPKDLGKAFSLYMKAALLGDQQAMYEVGRCFYWGVGTEKDRDAARVWFDAYDRDRNGPDQPVKRRRVRRTPIKVS; this is translated from the coding sequence ATGCTCCGCAAGGCGGATGAGGAAGGTGATGCTGAAGCCGCATACGCGTTGGGCACTTGGCATTTGTTCGGCAAGCATGTCCCGCTCGATGCCAGGGTGGCCGCCCGCTACCTGAAGCGCGCCACGGACCGCAATTTTCCAGATGCCGCCTATGACCTCGCCGTATCCCATGAAAAGGGAGTTGGCGTGCCCAAGGACCTGGGCAAGGCGTTCAGCCTGTACATGAAGGCGGCCCTTTTGGGCGATCAACAGGCCATGTACGAGGTCGGCCGGTGCTTCTATTGGGGCGTGGGAACGGAAAAGGACCGGGACGCCGCGCGCGTTTGGTTCGACGCGTACGACCGCGATCGGAACGGACCGGATCAACCGGTGAAACGCCGCCGCGTGCGTCGTACCCCCATCAAGGTCAGCTGA
- a CDS encoding dipeptide epimerase codes for MRIARVLLHPLTIPLKAPFVTALGALHEVANVVVEVHTDDGRVGWGECSPFWSINGETQETCLVVGRHLARTLLGHPAGDLEGAHAVMDRLIFGNSSIKSAVDIALHDLAAQAADRPLWSHLGGQDRFDPITDYTVSLGEPERMAAEAEAVVAAGFPVIKVKLGGAGDLDIRRIRAIRSRIPSIPLRIDANQGWDPDTAIRVLNALGDAGIEHCEEPIPRWRFMELRRVKEASPIPIMADESCCDHHDAERLIALGACQRFNIKLGKSGGLFKARKIIALAAEAGITVQVGGFLESRLAWSASAALALSDPCVRYCDMDTPLMFTADPVRGGIRYMDGGRIRLPDGPGLGASIAPAFLDEARAVVVS; via the coding sequence ATGCGCATCGCCCGCGTTCTCCTCCATCCGCTCACCATCCCCCTCAAGGCGCCCTTCGTCACCGCCCTCGGCGCCCTCCACGAGGTGGCCAACGTGGTGGTGGAAGTGCACACCGATGATGGTCGGGTGGGGTGGGGGGAATGCAGTCCGTTCTGGTCGATCAACGGCGAGACCCAGGAGACGTGCCTGGTCGTGGGCCGGCATCTGGCCCGCACCCTGCTGGGCCACCCCGCCGGCGACCTTGAAGGAGCGCATGCGGTGATGGACCGCCTGATCTTCGGCAACAGCAGCATCAAGAGCGCCGTCGACATCGCCTTGCACGACCTGGCCGCGCAAGCCGCTGATCGTCCGCTCTGGAGCCATCTCGGTGGGCAGGATCGCTTCGATCCCATCACCGACTACACCGTGAGCCTGGGCGAGCCCGAGCGGATGGCCGCCGAAGCGGAGGCGGTCGTGGCCGCCGGCTTCCCGGTGATCAAGGTGAAGCTGGGTGGTGCTGGTGATCTGGACATCAGGCGGATCCGGGCCATCCGATCAAGGATCCCTTCGATCCCCCTGCGCATCGATGCCAACCAGGGCTGGGACCCCGACACCGCCATCCGCGTGCTGAACGCGCTGGGCGATGCCGGCATCGAACATTGCGAGGAACCCATCCCGCGCTGGCGCTTCATGGAGCTGCGCCGGGTGAAGGAGGCCAGCCCCATCCCGATCATGGCGGATGAGAGCTGCTGCGACCACCACGATGCCGAGCGCCTCATCGCCCTCGGCGCCTGCCAGCGCTTCAACATCAAGCTCGGCAAGAGCGGAGGCCTGTTCAAGGCCCGCAAGATCATCGCCCTCGCGGCGGAAGCGGGGATCACCGTGCAGGTGGGCGGCTTCCTGGAGAGCCGGCTGGCCTGGAGCGCCTCGGCCGCCCTCGCCTTGAGCGACCCCTGCGTCCGGTACTGCGATATGGACACCCCGCTCATGTTCACGGCCGATCCGGTGAGGGGTGGCATCCGGTACATGGACGGGGGGCGGATCCGCCTGCCGGACGGACCGGGTCTCGGAGCGTCCATCGCCCCCGCCTTCCTGGATGAAGCCCGGGCGGTGGTGGTCAGCTGA
- a CDS encoding multidrug transporter, whose translation MHAGRRFTLTQVLLWTRRDILWYLIFAAIATVLYDRAGWHWLTLPWVPIAMVGTAVAFIIGFKNNASYNRLWEARQIYGAILNSSRSWAIMAIDFVHGPGATAAELQAIRTQLVHRHIAWLHALRFQLRQPRAWEHMIKVYNREFRSAYRVDEQDGNTLADAIDGLVPQEEKEEVLARANVATQLLARQSRDLRELNARGLLHELRQVEMQNMLVDLYGQQGKCERIKNFPYPRQYATVNLMFVRLFNTLVPFGMLGEFARLGSGFVWLTIPFAALVSWVFMLMERIGEASENPFEGGANDVPITALTRTIEIDLREMLGEPEVPTPLKPVNEVLM comes from the coding sequence ATGCACGCCGGACGCCGCTTCACCCTCACCCAGGTCCTGCTCTGGACCCGCCGGGACATCCTGTGGTACCTGATCTTCGCGGCGATCGCGACCGTGCTGTACGATCGGGCCGGCTGGCACTGGCTCACCCTGCCGTGGGTGCCGATCGCGATGGTGGGCACCGCGGTGGCCTTCATCATCGGCTTCAAGAACAACGCGAGCTACAACAGGCTGTGGGAGGCGCGGCAGATCTATGGGGCCATCTTGAACAGCAGCCGGTCCTGGGCCATCATGGCCATCGACTTCGTCCATGGCCCCGGGGCCACCGCGGCTGAACTGCAGGCCATCCGCACACAGCTGGTGCACCGCCACATCGCCTGGCTGCACGCCCTGCGGTTCCAGCTGCGCCAGCCGCGGGCCTGGGAGCACATGATCAAGGTGTACAACCGGGAGTTCCGCAGTGCCTACAGGGTGGACGAACAGGACGGCAATACCCTGGCCGATGCGATCGACGGGCTGGTGCCCCAGGAGGAGAAGGAGGAGGTGCTGGCCCGCGCGAACGTGGCCACCCAGCTGCTGGCCCGCCAGTCCCGGGACCTTCGCGAACTGAACGCGCGCGGCCTGCTGCATGAACTGAGGCAGGTGGAGATGCAGAACATGCTGGTGGACCTCTATGGGCAGCAGGGCAAATGCGAGCGCATCAAGAACTTCCCCTATCCCCGGCAGTACGCCACGGTGAACCTGATGTTCGTGCGACTGTTCAACACGCTGGTGCCCTTCGGCATGCTGGGCGAGTTCGCCCGGCTGGGTTCGGGTTTCGTGTGGCTCACCATCCCCTTCGCGGCCCTGGTGTCATGGGTATTCATGCTCATGGAGCGTATCGGCGAGGCGTCGGAGAATCCTTTCGAGGGCGGGGCGAACGATGTACCGATCACAGCCCTCACGCGCACGATCGAGATCGACCTGCGGGAGATGCTCGGAGAACCGGAGGTGCCGACACCGTTGAAGCCGGTGAACGAGGTGCTGATGTGA
- a CDS encoding 50S ribosomal protein L9 produces MEVILKQDVDNLGYANDVVKVRDGYARNFLIPRGLAMVATDSARKQLNETLKQRAHKEAQIRSAAEKIAEGLANKTLKVAAKVGEKGKIFGSVNTIMLADAIKALGFEVDRKNIKIKGDTIKTIGTYEAEVSFHRDVVRSIPFEVVGE; encoded by the coding sequence ATGGAGGTCATTCTGAAACAGGACGTGGACAACCTGGGCTACGCCAACGATGTGGTGAAGGTGCGCGACGGCTACGCCCGCAACTTCCTGATCCCTCGCGGCCTGGCGATGGTCGCCACCGACAGCGCCCGCAAGCAGCTCAACGAGACGCTCAAGCAGCGCGCCCACAAGGAGGCCCAGATCCGCTCGGCCGCCGAAAAGATCGCCGAGGGCCTGGCCAACAAGACCCTGAAGGTCGCGGCCAAGGTGGGCGAGAAGGGCAAGATCTTCGGCAGCGTCAACACCATCATGCTGGCCGATGCCATCAAGGCCCTCGGCTTCGAGGTGGACCGCAAGAACATCAAGATCAAGGGCGATACCATCAAGACCATCGGCACCTACGAGGCCGAGGTGAGCTTCCATCGCGACGTGGTGCGCAGCATCCCGTTCGAGGTGGTGGGCGAGTAA
- a CDS encoding 30S ribosomal protein S18, with product MAENNASGGEIRYLTPIAIETKKEKYCRFKKLGITYIDYKDADFLLRFVNEQGKILPRRLTGTSLKYQRKVGQAVKRARHLALMPYVGDMLK from the coding sequence ATGGCCGAGAACAATGCATCCGGGGGCGAGATCCGCTACCTCACCCCCATCGCGATCGAGACCAAGAAGGAGAAGTACTGCCGCTTCAAGAAGCTCGGCATCACGTACATCGACTACAAGGACGCCGATTTCCTGCTGCGCTTCGTGAACGAGCAGGGCAAGATCCTGCCCCGCCGCCTCACCGGCACCAGCCTGAAATACCAGCGCAAGGTCGGCCAGGCCGTCAAGCGGGCCCGCCACCTGGCCCTCATGCCTTACGTGGGCGACATGCTCAAGTGA
- a CDS encoding 30S ribosomal protein S6, whose product MTNRYETVFILTPVLSEDQTKEAVKKFKDLIKKGRGKVHHEESWGMRKLAYPIQKKSTGFYHLFEFESDAPFVDKLETEYRRDERVLRFMTVKMDKHHQAFADRRRNKQSATSGDDTAERPARRRKEENADQPNS is encoded by the coding sequence ATGACCAACCGGTACGAGACCGTCTTCATCCTTACTCCCGTTTTGTCTGAGGACCAGACAAAGGAGGCGGTCAAGAAATTCAAAGACCTGATCAAAAAAGGCCGTGGCAAGGTCCACCACGAAGAGAGCTGGGGGATGCGCAAGCTCGCGTATCCCATCCAGAAGAAGTCCACGGGCTTCTACCACCTGTTCGAGTTCGAGAGCGATGCGCCCTTCGTGGACAAGCTCGAGACCGAGTACCGCCGCGATGAGCGGGTGCTGCGCTTCATGACCGTGAAGATGGACAAGCACCACCAGGCCTTCGCCGACCGCCGCCGCAACAAGCAGAGCGCCACCAGCGGGGACGACACCGCCGAGCGCCCCGCGCGCCGTCGCAAGGAGGAGAACGCAGACCAACCGAACAGCTAA
- the dnaX gene encoding DNA polymerase III subunit gamma/tau, protein MSERFVVSARKYRPATFDTVVGQEAVTGTLMNAIRSGHLAQAFLFCGPRGVGKTTCARILARTINCENLNADLTTCGTCAPCRTFEEGHSLNIYELDAASNNSVDDIRNLILQVQIAPQVGSRKVYIIDEVHMLSSAAFNAFLKTLEEPPSYAIFILATTEKHKILPTILSRCQVFDFRRITVTDIVRHLAGIAEREGIEAEPQALHVIAQKADGGLRDALSIFDQLVSFAGRRLTYQDVVKNLNVLDHEHYFRVTDALVAGDVPGVLLEFDTILRNGFDGHLFVTGLGRHLRDLLVCQDPRSAGLLEVSEELAARYVEQAARVERRLLLNGLERVGHCDLNYKASKDPRLLVELLLIQLCRSASGAEAPATVPAGAEKKKPEPGGLSAAPAIASGPAPGAAQSGSPDPPSPPAAEAPAPSPHPNPTPTRRLARGVSLREMAAPAGQRPGAGTTVEEPGGPVTKGPPKQVSQTLLQKAWQDFALARKREGRNSLHATLMAHEPVSAGPDLVTFVILNEVQDRYFREVGQELMAFLRQELDAPGLELKVVKEEVTDLRPRYTPMDRFRILAEKNPALLKLKDELDLDLG, encoded by the coding sequence ATGTCCGAACGCTTCGTCGTCAGCGCCCGCAAGTACCGCCCGGCCACCTTCGATACCGTGGTGGGCCAGGAGGCCGTGACCGGCACCCTGATGAACGCCATCCGGTCGGGCCATCTGGCGCAGGCCTTCCTGTTCTGCGGTCCCAGGGGGGTGGGCAAGACCACCTGCGCCCGCATCCTGGCCCGTACCATCAACTGCGAGAACCTCAACGCCGACCTCACCACCTGCGGCACCTGCGCCCCCTGCCGCACCTTCGAGGAGGGGCACAGCCTCAACATCTACGAGCTGGACGCGGCCAGCAACAACAGCGTCGACGACATCCGCAACCTGATCCTGCAGGTGCAGATCGCCCCGCAGGTCGGCAGCCGCAAGGTGTACATCATCGACGAGGTGCACATGCTGAGCTCGGCGGCCTTCAACGCCTTCCTGAAGACCCTGGAGGAACCGCCCAGCTACGCCATCTTCATCCTGGCCACCACCGAGAAGCACAAGATCCTGCCCACCATCCTGAGCCGCTGCCAGGTGTTCGACTTCCGGCGGATCACCGTAACGGACATCGTGCGCCATCTGGCCGGCATCGCCGAGCGGGAGGGCATCGAGGCCGAACCGCAGGCCCTGCACGTCATCGCCCAGAAGGCTGACGGCGGGTTGCGCGACGCCCTGAGCATCTTCGACCAGCTGGTGAGCTTCGCCGGGCGCCGCCTCACCTACCAGGACGTGGTGAAGAACCTGAACGTGCTGGACCACGAGCACTATTTCCGGGTGACGGACGCGCTGGTGGCCGGTGATGTGCCCGGGGTGCTGCTGGAGTTCGACACCATCCTGCGCAACGGCTTCGACGGCCACCTCTTCGTGACCGGCCTGGGCCGTCACCTGCGCGACCTGCTGGTGTGCCAGGACCCCCGCTCGGCCGGCCTGCTGGAGGTGAGCGAGGAGCTGGCCGCCCGGTATGTGGAGCAGGCGGCCCGGGTGGAACGCCGGCTGCTGCTGAACGGGTTGGAGCGCGTGGGCCACTGCGACCTGAACTACAAGGCCAGCAAGGACCCGCGCCTGCTGGTGGAGCTGCTGCTGATCCAGCTGTGCCGCTCCGCCTCCGGTGCGGAGGCCCCAGCGACCGTGCCTGCAGGCGCGGAAAAAAAAAAGCCTGAGCCCGGTGGCCTGAGCGCCGCCCCGGCCATCGCGTCCGGACCCGCACCCGGGGCCGCACAGAGCGGGTCTCCGGACCCGCCCTCCCCCCCCGCTGCCGAAGCGCCGGCCCCGAGCCCGCACCCCAACCCGACCCCGACCCGGCGGCTGGCGCGCGGGGTATCGCTCCGCGAAATGGCCGCCCCGGCCGGTCAGCGCCCCGGAGCCGGAACCACCGTGGAGGAGCCCGGCGGTCCGGTGACCAAGGGCCCGCCCAAGCAGGTATCGCAGACGCTGCTGCAGAAGGCCTGGCAGGATTTCGCCCTGGCCCGCAAACGCGAGGGACGCAACAGCCTGCACGCCACCCTGATGGCCCACGAGCCCGTGTCCGCCGGTCCCGACCTGGTCACCTTCGTGATCCTCAACGAGGTGCAGGACCGCTACTTCCGCGAGGTGGGCCAGGAACTGATGGCCTTCCTGCGCCAGGAGCTCGACGCCCCGGGGCTGGAACTGAAGGTGGTGAAGGAGGAAGTGACCGACCTGCGGCCGCGCTACACCCCGATGGACCGCTTCCGCATCCTGGCCGAGAAGAACCCGGCCCTGCTGAAGCTGAAGGACGAGCTGGACCTGGACCTGGGGTGA